Proteins found in one Mucilaginibacter gracilis genomic segment:
- a CDS encoding beta-ketoacyl-ACP synthase III, whose protein sequence is MPVYINKTSAFFPNQAVPNDDMELYLGYINGKPSKSKSIVLRNNAIVNRYYALEKGGKSTHTNAQMTALAVKELFKDAPLHIKDIELLSCGTSSPDQMMPSHGVMTHGWLPEAEAIEVVSPAGVCCAGMHALKYAYMAIRTGDVKLAVATGSERFSGLLVADVFEEEAQKLVELNANPYIAFQKDFLRWMLSDGASAFLMSDEPNKEGISLRLDWIEGISYANEMETCMYMGGDKQPDGTLKGFMDYTPEEIMTKSIFSVKQDINLLSDNIVALGGKKIKEIFERRGLTAADIDHFLPHISSNFFKSKIYDLVEIYGGGIPYEKWFINLYTVGNVGAASIYLMINELFNSGRLKVGEKLLLLVPESSRFSYMYAMLTVV, encoded by the coding sequence ATGCCCGTTTATATTAATAAAACTTCTGCTTTTTTTCCAAACCAAGCCGTTCCTAATGATGATATGGAGCTTTACCTGGGTTATATTAATGGTAAGCCATCAAAATCAAAAAGTATTGTTTTACGTAATAATGCCATTGTAAACCGCTATTACGCGCTCGAAAAAGGAGGCAAATCAACCCATACCAATGCGCAAATGACAGCCTTAGCGGTAAAGGAGTTGTTTAAAGATGCACCTTTGCATATTAAGGATATTGAACTGCTATCGTGCGGCACCTCATCGCCCGACCAAATGATGCCGAGCCACGGCGTAATGACGCACGGATGGCTGCCCGAGGCCGAAGCTATTGAAGTGGTATCGCCGGCAGGTGTATGCTGCGCAGGTATGCACGCGCTAAAATACGCCTATATGGCTATCCGCACGGGCGATGTTAAGCTGGCCGTTGCCACGGGATCCGAAAGGTTTTCGGGCTTACTGGTTGCCGATGTGTTTGAGGAAGAAGCGCAAAAGCTGGTTGAGTTAAATGCCAACCCATACATCGCCTTCCAAAAGGATTTTTTACGGTGGATGTTGTCCGACGGAGCTTCAGCCTTCTTAATGTCCGACGAGCCGAATAAGGAGGGCATTAGCCTGCGGTTAGATTGGATAGAAGGTATTTCGTACGCCAACGAAATGGAAACCTGTATGTACATGGGCGGCGATAAACAACCCGATGGCACGCTAAAAGGCTTTATGGATTATACGCCCGAAGAAATCATGACTAAATCCATCTTCAGCGTAAAGCAGGATATTAATTTATTGAGCGATAATATTGTTGCGCTGGGCGGCAAAAAAATAAAAGAGATATTTGAACGGAGAGGATTAACCGCTGCAGACATCGATCATTTTTTACCGCATATATCGAGCAATTTTTTCAAGAGCAAAATTTACGATTTGGTTGAGATATATGGCGGCGGCATCCCCTACGAAAAATGGTTTATCAACCTTTACACCGTTGGTAACGTTGGTGCGGCTTCAATTTATTTAATGATTAATGAGCTTTTTAACAGCGGCAGGTTAAAGGTTGGCGAAAAACTGTTGCTGCTGGTGCCCGAGAGTTCGCGCTTCTCGTATATGTACGCCATGCTTACCGTTGTTTAG
- a CDS encoding molybdopterin-dependent oxidoreductase: MKKIQTLLLSALFALLLNPAFTSAQTGSKQATVKVSGEVSAPLDIKLSDMAQFEQTKVNRKDRDGKERVYSGVMLSAILQKAGVTMGKDLKGENLTKYVSVEASDGYQVIFALVELDKDFTDRQIILADEVDGKPLPEGDGQFRIIVQDEKKPARCIKMVTAITIKFAK, translated from the coding sequence ATGAAAAAAATACAAACCCTTTTGCTTTCCGCATTATTTGCCTTGCTGTTAAATCCTGCTTTTACCAGCGCCCAAACAGGCAGCAAACAAGCAACGGTTAAAGTTAGTGGCGAGGTTTCGGCACCGCTTGATATTAAACTGAGCGATATGGCACAGTTTGAGCAAACCAAAGTAAACCGCAAAGATAGGGACGGTAAAGAGCGCGTATATTCGGGCGTGATGCTTTCGGCGATATTACAAAAAGCAGGCGTTACCATGGGTAAGGATTTGAAAGGGGAGAACCTTACCAAATATGTATCGGTTGAAGCAAGTGATGGTTACCAGGTTATATTTGCCTTAGTCGAACTGGATAAAGACTTTACCGACAGGCAGATTATTTTAGCCGACGAGGTTGACGGAAAGCCCCTGCCCGAAGGCGACGGGCAATTCCGTATCATAGTTCAGGATGAAAAGAAACCCGCCCGTTGCATCAAAATGGTAACAGCAATTACCATAAAATTTGCCAAATGA
- a CDS encoding ABC transporter permease — translation MFKLWATIIKDIRILSRDKVGITLMFGMPIALVLIITSIQNSTFNLVNKSKVALLVCNNDTGKLSVEFLQAVNGIGMFKMQTIPKTERSENLTERMHNSEAPLAIVIPADFSTMIDAKAKLVSGKALNTFGLDGGKVDSAAKPMLPLNMYYKPALQNQFRQSVQGALYSALQVVQSKQILRVMYLAINSKKLPPKLEDELLNNKITITETPVLWDGSRNIPNASQHNVPSWTIFAMFFVVISLAGSIVREKLSGSFIRLKTLPTNYFVALLSKQITYLLVTLLQAAVIFAIGIWLFPYMGLPVLNLPADFGALVFVSLVCGWCAVSYAICIGVFAQTQEQANGFGAISIVMLAAIGGLMVPSFSMPESFRVVMKLSPLHWCLEAYYGLFLEGGKLKDVLVNIIPLLGITLVLQATAVLGLKVKKLI, via the coding sequence ATGTTTAAACTGTGGGCAACTATAATTAAAGATATACGGATATTAAGCCGGGATAAGGTTGGTATTACTTTGATGTTTGGCATGCCCATAGCGCTGGTGCTTATCATCACCAGTATACAAAACAGCACCTTTAACCTGGTGAATAAAAGCAAGGTTGCACTGCTGGTTTGCAATAACGATACAGGGAAACTGAGTGTAGAGTTTTTGCAAGCTGTTAATGGTATAGGCATGTTTAAAATGCAAACTATCCCCAAAACTGAGCGTAGTGAAAACTTAACCGAGCGCATGCACAATAGCGAGGCACCATTAGCCATCGTTATTCCCGCCGATTTTTCGACAATGATAGATGCAAAGGCAAAGCTGGTATCGGGCAAGGCACTTAACACTTTTGGCCTCGATGGTGGCAAAGTAGATTCGGCTGCAAAGCCCATGCTGCCTCTCAATATGTATTATAAGCCAGCACTGCAAAACCAGTTCAGGCAATCTGTACAGGGCGCGCTTTACAGTGCTTTGCAGGTTGTACAAAGCAAGCAGATACTTAGGGTTATGTACCTCGCTATCAACTCGAAAAAACTTCCGCCTAAACTGGAAGATGAACTGCTTAACAATAAAATTACCATTACCGAAACCCCTGTTTTATGGGATGGCAGCCGCAATATTCCCAATGCATCACAACACAACGTACCGTCGTGGACTATCTTTGCTATGTTTTTTGTGGTCATATCCCTTGCCGGGAGTATCGTTCGCGAAAAATTAAGCGGCAGTTTTATCCGGTTAAAAACCCTGCCTACCAATTATTTTGTGGCGCTTTTGTCCAAACAAATCACCTATCTTTTAGTTACCCTGCTACAGGCTGCGGTTATATTTGCTATCGGGATATGGCTTTTCCCTTACATGGGTTTACCTGTATTAAATCTCCCGGCAGATTTTGGCGCGCTGGTTTTTGTATCGTTGGTGTGTGGCTGGTGCGCGGTAAGCTATGCTATTTGTATAGGGGTATTTGCGCAAACGCAAGAACAAGCAAATGGCTTTGGAGCAATATCCATTGTAATGCTGGCTGCTATAGGCGGTTTAATGGTGCCCAGTTTTTCGATGCCCGAATCGTTTAGGGTTGTGATGAAATTATCGCCCCTACATTGGTGCCTTGAAGCTTATTATGGGCTTTTTTTAGAGGGTGGAAAGCTGAAAGATGTTTTAGTAAATATTATACCTTTGCTGGGTATAACCCTGGTATTACAGGCTACAGCCGTTTTAGGGTTAAAAGTTAAAAAATTGATTTAG
- a CDS encoding phosphopantetheine-binding protein — translation METAELKEQLKQQIISFLNLTPMTPEEIKDDEPLFGDGLGLDSIDSLELIVLLKREYGIDIRDPKDGRKVLVDVNTMAEYIKEHRTK, via the coding sequence ATGGAAACAGCAGAATTAAAAGAACAGTTAAAGCAACAGATCATTTCGTTTTTAAACCTAACCCCGATGACGCCCGAAGAAATTAAGGATGATGAACCTTTATTTGGCGATGGCTTAGGCTTAGATTCGATAGATTCGCTGGAATTGATAGTGCTGCTGAAACGTGAGTATGGCATTGATATTCGCGACCCAAAAGACGGCAGAAAGGTGTTGGTGGATGTAAACACCATGGCCGAATACATTAAAGAACACCGAACCAAATAG
- a CDS encoding cytochrome-c peroxidase → MMNNPQNKKRQDKSGAYILLLFCLVILFSAWDYYSNVPVGPYQLIYPSNFGNRINIPQDNPTTKQGVYLGRLLFYEPKLSANNKLSCGSCHQQDKAFTDGKAFSEGVDGVPTPRNSMSLTNLLWTRRFFWDGRVTGLESQAAVPLTNEHEMGQALAVSAKKLKADKQYTALFELAFGDPTITGDRILKAIAQFERTLISANSRYDQYLHGTYQPTTDELKGMELFNRDPEPEKGIRGANCARCHGGVKNYSELFHNNGLDSIPKDNGIEAQSGLASDRGRFKVPTLRNIALTGPYMHDGRFKTLQDVVDHYSDHIRQSVALSTFLRGQSNEKNGKTLKLLPEEKKQLVAFLNMLTDYTFVNDPRFSDPHQPASKNKHL, encoded by the coding sequence ATGATGAATAATCCGCAAAATAAAAAACGGCAAGATAAAAGTGGTGCATACATTTTGTTGTTGTTTTGCCTGGTAATCTTATTTTCGGCCTGGGATTATTATAGCAACGTACCGGTTGGGCCTTATCAACTTATATATCCTTCTAATTTTGGTAATCGCATTAATATACCCCAGGATAACCCAACAACAAAGCAAGGCGTTTATTTAGGCAGGCTGTTATTTTACGAACCTAAACTATCGGCCAATAACAAATTATCCTGCGGAAGCTGCCATCAGCAGGATAAAGCTTTTACCGACGGAAAAGCTTTTAGCGAAGGCGTGGATGGTGTGCCTACTCCGCGTAACTCCATGTCGTTAACTAATTTATTGTGGACACGCAGGTTTTTTTGGGATGGCAGGGTTACAGGGTTGGAAAGCCAGGCCGCCGTACCGCTAACCAATGAGCACGAAATGGGGCAGGCTTTGGCTGTATCGGCAAAAAAGCTAAAGGCCGATAAACAATATACTGCCTTATTTGAATTGGCATTTGGCGACCCCACGATAACCGGCGATCGCATTTTAAAAGCAATAGCACAATTTGAACGTACACTAATTTCGGCAAATTCGCGATACGATCAATATTTGCACGGAACCTATCAGCCAACAACCGACGAATTGAAGGGCATGGAGCTATTTAACCGCGATCCTGAGCCTGAAAAAGGTATTCGTGGTGCAAATTGCGCGCGCTGCCATGGCGGAGTTAAAAATTATAGCGAACTCTTCCACAATAATGGTTTGGATAGCATACCTAAAGACAATGGAATTGAAGCCCAGAGCGGACTGGCAAGCGATCGTGGCCGTTTTAAAGTACCCACATTGCGTAACATAGCCCTCACTGGGCCTTACATGCACGATGGCCGTTTTAAAACCCTGCAAGATGTTGTTGACCATTACAGCGATCACATCAGGCAATCGGTAGCGTTGAGTACTTTTTTGCGGGGACAATCTAACGAGAAAAACGGCAAAACGTTAAAATTGCTGCCCGAAGAAAAGAAACAACTTGTCGCTTTTTTAAATATGCTCACCGATTATACCTTTGTAAACGACCCGCGTTTTTCTGATCCGCATCAACCTGCATCTAAAAATAAACACCTATGA
- a CDS encoding BtrH N-terminal domain-containing protein, protein MKLNYEHFQAAHCENGVTTSLLQNVGVHQITEPLAFGIGAGLFFVYIPLIKINNGPAIAFRTLPGLVFNRTCKALDIPVVRKKFSSKQKAQSYLDQCLADGHPVGCQVGVYYLPYFPKEYRFHFNAHNLIVYGKEGDNYLISDPVMETVTTMTSYELERVRFAKGALAPKGQLYYPKEGRPVTDEQIRRAIKKGIAKNVNNMLHIPGPIAGVDGIKFIAKRIKNWRDKLGLKTAGLYLAQLVRMQEEIGTGGGGFRYIYGAFLQQAHAYLPNDDLLEISNTFTQAGDLWRSAAVQASGIYKGRIGSQEDFNQMSEYLFEIAEIEKQAFTSLSKITWKP, encoded by the coding sequence ATGAAACTTAATTATGAACACTTTCAGGCGGCACATTGCGAAAACGGTGTAACCACCAGCCTGCTGCAAAATGTGGGTGTTCATCAAATTACCGAGCCGCTTGCTTTTGGTATTGGCGCTGGGCTTTTTTTTGTTTACATCCCGCTTATTAAAATTAATAACGGGCCCGCAATTGCTTTCCGCACGTTACCGGGTTTGGTATTTAACCGCACCTGTAAGGCTTTGGATATACCTGTTGTACGAAAAAAATTTAGCTCAAAGCAAAAAGCTCAAAGCTACCTCGACCAATGTTTGGCCGATGGGCACCCGGTTGGTTGCCAGGTTGGTGTATATTATCTGCCTTATTTCCCGAAAGAATACCGTTTCCATTTTAATGCCCACAACCTGATAGTTTATGGCAAAGAGGGCGATAATTACCTGATAAGCGACCCGGTGATGGAGACCGTTACCACCATGACGAGTTATGAATTAGAACGCGTACGTTTTGCAAAAGGCGCATTGGCACCAAAGGGCCAGTTATATTACCCTAAAGAAGGGCGCCCGGTTACCGATGAGCAAATACGCAGGGCAATAAAAAAAGGCATCGCCAAAAATGTGAATAATATGCTGCACATTCCAGGCCCCATTGCAGGTGTGGATGGCATAAAATTTATAGCCAAACGGATAAAAAACTGGCGCGATAAGCTTGGCTTAAAAACTGCAGGTTTATACCTTGCCCAACTGGTACGTATGCAAGAAGAAATTGGCACCGGCGGTGGTGGTTTCCGTTACATTTATGGCGCTTTTTTGCAGCAGGCCCATGCCTATTTACCCAACGACGATTTGCTCGAAATATCAAACACATTTACCCAAGCGGGCGATTTATGGCGCTCGGCTGCCGTACAGGCTTCGGGAATATATAAGGGCAGAATTGGAAGTCAGGAAGATTTTAACCAGATGAGCGAATATTTATTTGAGATTGCCGAGATAGAAAAACAGGCGTTTACATCGCTATCGAAAATTACATGGAAGCCATGA
- a CDS encoding ABC transporter ATP-binding protein, translating to MEAMSNVAINIQNIAFNYPGNNNTFFRNFNLQIQKGERFGLFGPNGAGKTTLMNLMTGLLSVKAGRIQLLGQEIKGNNKQVNKLFGFVPQDFSFYQELSPVENLEFFGAWCGLNRQQIKLRTTLLLDVLGLADVSDKPVQQFSGGMKRRVNLAIGVIHNPAILFLDEPTVGVDVQTRHAIINYLLELNKNGTTLIYTSHQLSEAEGLCQQVAMIDEGKLIAHNSLSNLLTEHKQDGLEGLFLNLTGKNYRD from the coding sequence ATGGAAGCCATGAGCAATGTGGCCATTAACATACAAAACATTGCGTTTAACTATCCCGGAAATAACAATACCTTTTTCCGGAATTTTAACCTGCAAATACAAAAAGGCGAACGTTTTGGCTTATTTGGGCCCAACGGAGCCGGCAAAACCACATTAATGAACCTGATGACCGGCTTATTATCTGTTAAAGCAGGTAGAATACAACTGTTGGGCCAAGAGATTAAAGGCAACAACAAGCAAGTTAACAAGCTATTTGGCTTTGTACCGCAAGATTTTTCTTTTTACCAGGAGTTAAGTCCGGTTGAAAATCTGGAATTTTTTGGCGCATGGTGTGGCCTAAACAGGCAGCAAATAAAATTGCGCACTACCCTATTGCTGGATGTTTTAGGCTTGGCCGATGTGAGTGATAAACCGGTTCAGCAGTTTTCGGGTGGGATGAAGCGGCGCGTTAATTTGGCTATTGGCGTAATACACAACCCCGCCATTTTGTTTTTAGACGAACCTACTGTTGGCGTAGATGTACAAACCCGGCATGCTATCATCAACTATTTGTTAGAACTCAATAAAAACGGCACCACGCTCATTTATACATCGCACCAGTTAAGCGAGGCCGAAGGCCTTTGCCAACAAGTAGCCATGATAGACGAGGGTAAACTCATTGCGCATAACAGCCTAAGCAACTTATTAACCGAACACAAACAGGATGGGCTTGAGGGCCTGTTTTTAAATTTAACAGGTAAAAACTACAGGGATTAA